ATATATCCACCACGCTGAATATATAGCTCTATCAGCGAGCCTGAAAAAGCTGAAACCGCTGAAAGCACTCCCCCTTGTCTACAGTACCTTCCTGCAAGGGATGATATTTTCCGGTTTCAGCCGCTATCTCCTTCCAGCAGAGCGTTTGCGGATAAAACTGGAACGGCTGAAAGCGGATTATAGCATGAAAATTCAATAAGAGGCCTTTGGCTGGTTTAGATGCAGATAGTTGGAGATTTTATTCATTTCTGTGCAAGGATGAATTGGCTCAAACTGGTACAAGGGCTTCCAACTTTTTGTTAGAATGAGAGGACGTTGATGTTAGTTACTTTTCTGTTCTATTTGGATATAATTTATATTAATTTCTTATATTTGTCCTCTATTACTTGATAAATGGAGACTAGGTTTCCTCATTTAAAGATGAGACGATAATAAAATTGAACTGTCGTATCGGGTGATTGGAAAAGTATAAAGATGGAATTATTTCTGAAAGAAAAAAATCTGATTCTTGAAAGTTGTGGCATGAAGTACAAACAGCAAACAATATAGGGCGGAATGATGAAACTCTTCACTTCTCTCTTATCCGGATTGCTCCATAAATAAATATAAGATAATTTAGGAAACGCGATGAAAACACGATTAGTCATTTTTATTGTATTAATATATTCATTAGCTGCCACTGCGGCAAATGAGCGGGATACTTATTTCTTTTCGAAGGTAGATTATCAACAAGGATTATCTAACAGTGCAGTGCTTTCTCTTTTTCAGGATAACGAAGGACTGATGTGGTTCGGCACGTATGATGGGGTGAACTGTTGGGATGGAAAAACGATGGAAGTGTTTCGTTCCGACTTTTCGGCAGATAAGACGTTAAGTAATAATGTGATTCATGCTATTTCGCAGGCGGATAGCAGTTGTCTGTGGATTTCTACTCATTTAGGTGTGAATCGCTTTTCGCAAAAGACAAAACAGATTATCGGTAGTTATGATTTGCCGAATGATTATAGCGTACATTCTAACAGCAGTGGAAATACATGGGTACTTGCCAGTAACAGAATTTACTATTATAACACGAATCATCAAAATTTTATTTTGGGACAAACTCCGGCATTGCAGGATGATATGTCACAGCGGGCATTCGTAACAGATGACGGTGCTCTTTGGCTATTTCCTTTTCATACGGGACAAATCCAAAATTACTCGCTGAACACTTTTAGTGCGGATAGTTTATCGGTAAAACTATCTGTTTCCACAACTAATTTTCATTCGAAAGCTATTGAAGATATTTTCTACCAGAATGGTGTTTTTTGCTTTATAGATTGTGACAAAGACTTATATATGTATGACATTTCACGAAAGTCTAAAATATATATTCGTAACCTTTCGTCACTGGTGCAGAAATATGGGGTGATAAAAGGGATTGTTCCTTTTTATGAAGACATCATTATAGCTTTTCGTGCCAATGGATTAATTCGTTTGCGTACGTCGAAAAAGTATGAAGAAGAGATTATCAATCGTAATGTCCGTATTTACGGACTTTACCGGGAACCGCGTCAAGGAATGCTTTGGATTGCATCAGACGGACAGGGAGCTGTGATTTATGCCAAGAAATATTCTATTACCACTAATTTGATGTTGAACCGTATGTCGACTGGGTTGAGTAGGCAGGTGCGTTCAGTGATGACAGATAAATATGGGGGATTATGGTTCGGAACGAAAGGAGACGGATTGCTACATTTGCCCGATTTTCGTAATACTACAGTGGATAAAGTTTCGGAAGCTATGGTTTATTCACCTGAGAAAAAGCAGAAAGTGTCATCCTATATTAAATGGGATCAGGAATTTCATGTATATAAATTGGTTCAGAGCCGCTATATGGACGGCTTTTGGATTGGAACAGGGAATCTGGGATTGTTCTATTATTCGTTTGAAGATGATGCTTTGCGTCAAGTCGAATATTCCTCTGGAGAGCCTGTCATTGAAATACATGGAATTTATGAAGAAAGTGACAGCGTGCTATATGCTGTTACGGCAGGGGTCGGTTTCTATAAGATAATACTTGATAAGAAGCCCGGTTCCATAACTGTCAGGCAACAGAAACGTTACCGCTTCTTTCATGAGCAACAGGAAATTACAACGTTTTATCCCATGTTGGCGGATGGCGATTCTATCTTGTGGTTGGGGAGTAGAGAGAAGGGACTTGTGCGGTTTGACAAACGGACAGAGGAGTATCGCGTTATTTCTCTGAAAGAGATGCTTCATAAATCAGTAGACGATGTGCTGAGTTTATATCGTGCGCATGATGGTAAAATGTATGTGGGGACTACTTCCGGATTGGTATGTCTCACCTTTCATGGAAAGAAAATTGAAGCTACCTATATCGGTCGGGAGCAAGGATTACTCAACGACATGATACATGGAGTGCTGGAAGACGGCAATGGTCTTTTATGGCTGGGTACCAATCGCGGACTTATCAAATACAATCCGAAAAATGGAGCTTCGCACGACTATTATTATACAGCTGGCGTACAAGTAGGAGAATTCAGTGATGACGCTTATTATCAATGTCCCTATACGGGCAGCCTTTTCTTTGGTGGGATTGACGGGCTTCTCTATTTGGATCGTAAAGTGGCGGTTGCTCCGGAGTATTATCCGGACATTCTGCTGCGTCGGTTATGGATAGGACGGCGGGAAGTGAGTCTGGGAGAGTATTATGCCGATAATGGAAAAAGTTTGCAACTGAACGGTACGCCGATTTCATTCTCTCTTTCTTTTGCCGTTCCCGATTACCTGACCGGGGAAGAGGTGGAATATTCTTTTATGTTGGAAGGGTATGACAAGCAATGGACTTCATTCAGCAGTATCAATGAAGCCTCTTATATCGAAGTACCTGCGGGCGATTATGTCTTTAAGGTCCGCTATAAGAAAGACGTATTCGATACGGAATATAAATGTTTCTCTATTCCCGTGCATATTCTCCCACCGTGGTATCAGTCGGTATGGGCTTATATATTCTATATTCTGCAGCTTGCGCTCTTTGTGGGATATCTGCTTCACTTACTGCGCAAGTATATCCTTCACGAGCGGGTATTGAAGAGGCTGCTTGCTGCGGAAAATAACAAGGAAGGGGAAGGGAGTGTTAGTTACAATCGTGATTTGCTCAACAGTTTCACTCTTATTTATCATGCTTGTGACCAGTTGCGTGCCGAAAATACTTCTTATGAACAGCACCGGAAACAGGTGGAACTGATACGTGAAACTGCTATGGCGGCTCTTTTTCGTCCAGAGACGTTACATTCTGAGAAACTTAACCAATTTTATCCTACTACTTTCGTCCTTTCAGCCCGTATGTGCATACAAGAATTGTCAATGGAAGTGCTTCGCACATTGAAGGGACAGGGTGTAGACGTTTCTCTGATACAATCTTCCATCTCGGAAAACTTTACTTTTCCAGTTTATAAGAATGCTGTGCGCTGTATCCTTTATTACTGCTATCAGTCTATTTGCCAGCAAAAACTGTCATCCACCGGAATCACGGTGAATGCGAAGGAAGAAGAAGGTAAAATGTGCATGATGTTGTCTGCAGCTGATGGAGTACTTGAGAAGTTACGTAGTCAACTGATCGGGGACGCCTGTCCTGTGTCTGACAAGAAAGATACTGATCAAGCGTTTGGTATTCAGTTGATGCTTTGTTTCGTTCAGTCTGCATTGGAGCAGCTTCATGTAACGGTTCATTATACGAACTCGGATACCGGTCATTCCTGTTTGGAGCTTGTTTTTGAACCGGTCGAACTGACGGATGAAAAAACGACGGAGAAGAAAACGATCCTGCTTCTGGAAGACCGCGATGAGATGGTCTGGTTGATAACAGGATTGTTGTCGGAAGAGTATTCCATATGTCCGGTGAAAAGTGTGCAGACGGCATTTGATGAAATCCGTCGTTCCATTCCGGCGCTTTTTTTGGTTGATATGAGTATGTACACGGATGCTGAGAGCACCTTCTTAGAGTATGTCGGTAAGAATCGTTCCTTGCTTTCAAAAACCGCCTTTGTCCCGATGCTGACTTGGAAAGCGAGTTCTGCTATCCAACGTGAATTGATTTTGTGGTCGGATTCTTATATTGTACTGCCTTATGATATTCTCTTTTTGAAAGAAGACATCCATAGAGCCATATATGGTAAGCGCGAAGCCAAACAGATTTATCTGGAAGAACTAGGGGAATTGGCACAACAGATAGTTTGTACTACCACAGAGCAGGTCGATTTTATTCGTAAACTCTTGCAAGTGATTGAACAGAATCTTGATCAGGAAGGATTAGGTTCTACGTTCATTGCTGACCGCATGGCAATGAGCCCACGCCAATTTTACCGCAAGTTTAAGGAAATCTCTTCAATGTCTCCCACTGATTTGATAAAGAATTACAGATTGGAGAAGGCAGCCCAACTGTTGAGAGAAGAAGAACTTACCATTCAGGACGTCATTTCTGATGTGGGCATATCAAGTCGGTCTTATTTTTATAAGGAATTTGCCCGCAAGTTCGGAGTGACACCAAAAGATTACCGTGAACAAGGTAAAGATGTATAATTTGTCTTGTGCTTTATCTAGTGTTCTGTTTTGTGCTCTTATTGTACATGTGTCTGTTTATTTAGTTGAAATACAGATATTTATAGAGTGCTCTCATTGACATCTATATACGTTCTCCCGCCTTTTTGATTTTACTTGCATTTTGTCACTTTTGAGGATTGATGATAAAAATAAATGGTCTTAATTTGCCTTCACTAATAGCGAATTAAACATGTTTGATAACCTTATCCACTAATTAAAAAAGCAAGTAATTATGAATTTGTACGTGAAAAAACACTATGTGAGGTCGTTATGGCTGCTACTGGCGTTGATTGTATTCAACACGACAGTTTGGGCTCAAAACACCTCGGTCACAGGGCGTGTCTCCGACGAAAAGGGAGAATTGCTCATTGGAGTAAGCGTTCAGGAAAAAGGGACTGGAAATGGTACGATTACAGATGCCAACGGACAGTACAATCTTAAATTATCTTCTAAAAATCCCGTGTTATTAGTCTCCTATATAGGATATAAACCACAGGAAGTAAAAGTGAACAAACGAGTGCTGGATATCATTCTGGCGGAAGAAGTCTCCGCTTTGGATGAAGTGACGGTAGTCGCCTACGGTAGCCAGCGCAAAGTATCTGTAGTGGGAGCTCAGTCTACTATGGATATGGATGCCATCAAGATGCCTACCGCTAATCTGTCCGCCTCTATCGCCGGACGTTTGCCGGGACTGGTAGCCGTGCAGCGTACGGGAGAGCCGGGGCATGATGATGCCGACATCTGGATTCGTGGTATATCCACGTTTTCAGGGCAAAACTCCAACCCGCTCGTCTTGGTAGATGGGGTGGAACGTGACTTCAACAATATTGATCCCAATGATATTGAATCCTTTACGGTTTTGAAAGACGCTTCCGCAACAGCAGTTTACGGTGTACGAGGTGCGAATGGTGTAATCTTGATAAAGACAAAGCCCGGTAAGGTAGGCAAACCTCAATTTACGGTGGATTATTATGAAAGTTTCGTTACATTGACCCGAAAACCCAAATTGGCAGATGCTTATACATATATGGATGCTGTCAACGAAGCATATATGAACTCGAAAAATCAGTTGCTATATACTCCGCAATATATCGAAGCAACCAAAAAAGCGAATGGCGTACTGCCCAATGACAATCCGCAGATGTACAACCCTTATCTTTATCCGGCAGTAGACTGGATGAGCGAGCTATTTCGTGATTGGGGACACAATCGCCGGGCTAATGTCAGTGTACGTGGCGGTGTGCCGAACGCTTCCTATTATGTGTCTTTGAGTTATTACAATGAAAGTGGTCTGACACGTTCGACGCAGATGGAGAACTATGACGCTGACATTCGTTACAACCGTTATAACTATACAGCGAACCTGAATTTGAAACCGACCGAAACAACCACTATCGATTTAGGTTTCAGCGGTTATCTTTCTTCCGGCAATTATCCGGAGATTTCTACCAATGATTTGTTTTCCGGAGCAATAGCCATCAACCCGGTTCACTACCCGCTGATGATGCCGGATGGAACGGTATCTGGTATTTCCGGCAACGGTTCCCAGCGTAATCCTTATGCGGATCTGGCTCGTCGCGGTTATACTAATGAATCAAATAATCAGTTGAATTCGAACATACGGGTCACTCAAGACTTAGGTTTCTGGAAATGGAGCAAAGGGTTTTGTGTATCTGCCATGGTTGCTTTTGACGTGCGCAATGAACGTTCCCTAAAATATAAGAAGTGGGAAGATACCTATTATTTCAGCGGAAGCAAAGACCCGGTGACCGGGTTGTGGAATGATGACGTGTACAATGCCGACGGCACTTTCAAGACCTATCGCACGCACGAAGGAAACAATGAACTCTCTTTTGATACGGAAGGGACAAACAAACGCAGCACCTATTTTGAAGCGTCTTTGAACTATGACCGTTCTTTCGGCAAGCACCGTTTAGGTGGATTGGTTCTTTATAACCAAAAGGAAGCGCGTTATGTATATGATGATAGCGATGAAAGAGACAAATCTTCCAAAGATAGAATCATCGGTTCCTTACCATACAAGCAGCAAGGCATTGCCATGCGTCTGACGTATTCCTGGAACGACCGTTATTTTCTGGAAGCCAATGCCGGATATAATGGCTCTGAAAACTTCAGTCCTAACAAACGCTTCGGCTTTTTTCCCGCTGTCGGTTTAGGATGGGCGGTATCTAATGAAACATTTTGGGAACCTCTGCAAAAATATATCTCTTTCTTCAAGATTCGCTATACGGACGGACTTGTAGGTACGGATGCCGTTACCAACCGTCGCTTCATGTATATGGAAATGATGGCTTCCAATGACGGTTATCGTTTCGGTACGGACAATGTTTGGGTAGGTGGCTACGGAGTAACCAAATATGGAGTGAACGTTGGATGGTCTACTTCCCACAAGCAGGATTTAGGCTTTGACTTGAAGTTCCTTAATAACAACCTTTCCGTATCGGTAGACCTGTTCAAGGAACATCGTAAAGACATCTTCCTGAAACGTTCTAATCTTCCGGATTATACGGGATTTGTGGAGATGCCTTATGGTAACTTAGGTGTTGTGGACAATAAAGGAGTGGAAGCCATGTTGGAATGGAATCAGCCGATAGGCAAGAATATTAACTTGACAGTACGCGGAAATATCGCTTACAATGAAGATAAGATAGTGGAAGATCATAGTCCGGCTGTGAGATACCCGTGGCTGGAGACTCGCGGAACGAATGTCAATGCCCGTTGGGGATGGATTGCCGAGGGATTGTTTACCAGTGAGGAAGAGATAATGGATCATTCCAAACAATTTGGTGAGTTATATCCAGGACAAGTTTCCCGCGTAGGTGACATCAAATATAAGGATTTGAATGGAGATGGTACAATAGATGATAATGATAGATGCGTGATTGGTCAAGGTGATGTGCCAAAGTTGTATTATGGTTTCGGATTTGACTTGCAGATAAGTAATTTCTCTATCGGGCTTCTTTTTGCCGGGAATGCAAAAGCTGACCGTTGTTTGAGCGGCAGTGGTGTGAATCCGTTCTCCGATTCATCCGGTCTTTCCAACCTCTATTCTAACATCACCGACAGATGGTCTGAAGATGATCCGACCAATGAGAATGTATTTTATCCCCGTCTCTATTACGGATCAAGCGATAATGCACAGAATACGAAGACCAGCACATGGTGGCAGAAAGACGTTAGTTTCCTGCGTTTGAAACAACTGAACATCTCTTATTCCTTGCCGAAGAAACTTTTGAGTGGCACTTTCTTGAATAGTGCCAGTGTTTATCTGATGGGAACGAATCTGTTGACTTTCTCCAAGTTCAAACTTTGGGATCCGGAACTAAATACGAATGACGGTACGCGTTATCCTAATTCCCGCACATTCTCAGTTGGGGTAAACGTAAGTTTTTAATCTAATAATTAGCAATGAGTATGAAAAATATAGTAAAGATAGGAGCATTGGCACTGGCGCTGACATTCGGTTTCAGTTCATGCAACGATTATTTCGATTCGATACCGGGAGAGTGGTATGATATGGATAAAACCTTCAGCAACCGCTCGAAGGCGATAGAATTTCTGAATAATGTATATAGTTATGTGCCGAACGAGAACAAT
The DNA window shown above is from Bacteroides faecium and carries:
- a CDS encoding helix-turn-helix domain-containing protein; this translates as MKTRLVIFIVLIYSLAATAANERDTYFFSKVDYQQGLSNSAVLSLFQDNEGLMWFGTYDGVNCWDGKTMEVFRSDFSADKTLSNNVIHAISQADSSCLWISTHLGVNRFSQKTKQIIGSYDLPNDYSVHSNSSGNTWVLASNRIYYYNTNHQNFILGQTPALQDDMSQRAFVTDDGALWLFPFHTGQIQNYSLNTFSADSLSVKLSVSTTNFHSKAIEDIFYQNGVFCFIDCDKDLYMYDISRKSKIYIRNLSSLVQKYGVIKGIVPFYEDIIIAFRANGLIRLRTSKKYEEEIINRNVRIYGLYREPRQGMLWIASDGQGAVIYAKKYSITTNLMLNRMSTGLSRQVRSVMTDKYGGLWFGTKGDGLLHLPDFRNTTVDKVSEAMVYSPEKKQKVSSYIKWDQEFHVYKLVQSRYMDGFWIGTGNLGLFYYSFEDDALRQVEYSSGEPVIEIHGIYEESDSVLYAVTAGVGFYKIILDKKPGSITVRQQKRYRFFHEQQEITTFYPMLADGDSILWLGSREKGLVRFDKRTEEYRVISLKEMLHKSVDDVLSLYRAHDGKMYVGTTSGLVCLTFHGKKIEATYIGREQGLLNDMIHGVLEDGNGLLWLGTNRGLIKYNPKNGASHDYYYTAGVQVGEFSDDAYYQCPYTGSLFFGGIDGLLYLDRKVAVAPEYYPDILLRRLWIGRREVSLGEYYADNGKSLQLNGTPISFSLSFAVPDYLTGEEVEYSFMLEGYDKQWTSFSSINEASYIEVPAGDYVFKVRYKKDVFDTEYKCFSIPVHILPPWYQSVWAYIFYILQLALFVGYLLHLLRKYILHERVLKRLLAAENNKEGEGSVSYNRDLLNSFTLIYHACDQLRAENTSYEQHRKQVELIRETAMAALFRPETLHSEKLNQFYPTTFVLSARMCIQELSMEVLRTLKGQGVDVSLIQSSISENFTFPVYKNAVRCILYYCYQSICQQKLSSTGITVNAKEEEGKMCMMLSAADGVLEKLRSQLIGDACPVSDKKDTDQAFGIQLMLCFVQSALEQLHVTVHYTNSDTGHSCLELVFEPVELTDEKTTEKKTILLLEDRDEMVWLITGLLSEEYSICPVKSVQTAFDEIRRSIPALFLVDMSMYTDAESTFLEYVGKNRSLLSKTAFVPMLTWKASSAIQRELILWSDSYIVLPYDILFLKEDIHRAIYGKREAKQIYLEELGELAQQIVCTTTEQVDFIRKLLQVIEQNLDQEGLGSTFIADRMAMSPRQFYRKFKEISSMSPTDLIKNYRLEKAAQLLREEELTIQDVISDVGISSRSYFYKEFARKFGVTPKDYREQGKDV
- a CDS encoding SusC/RagA family TonB-linked outer membrane protein, with the translated sequence MNLYVKKHYVRSLWLLLALIVFNTTVWAQNTSVTGRVSDEKGELLIGVSVQEKGTGNGTITDANGQYNLKLSSKNPVLLVSYIGYKPQEVKVNKRVLDIILAEEVSALDEVTVVAYGSQRKVSVVGAQSTMDMDAIKMPTANLSASIAGRLPGLVAVQRTGEPGHDDADIWIRGISTFSGQNSNPLVLVDGVERDFNNIDPNDIESFTVLKDASATAVYGVRGANGVILIKTKPGKVGKPQFTVDYYESFVTLTRKPKLADAYTYMDAVNEAYMNSKNQLLYTPQYIEATKKANGVLPNDNPQMYNPYLYPAVDWMSELFRDWGHNRRANVSVRGGVPNASYYVSLSYYNESGLTRSTQMENYDADIRYNRYNYTANLNLKPTETTTIDLGFSGYLSSGNYPEISTNDLFSGAIAINPVHYPLMMPDGTVSGISGNGSQRNPYADLARRGYTNESNNQLNSNIRVTQDLGFWKWSKGFCVSAMVAFDVRNERSLKYKKWEDTYYFSGSKDPVTGLWNDDVYNADGTFKTYRTHEGNNELSFDTEGTNKRSTYFEASLNYDRSFGKHRLGGLVLYNQKEARYVYDDSDERDKSSKDRIIGSLPYKQQGIAMRLTYSWNDRYFLEANAGYNGSENFSPNKRFGFFPAVGLGWAVSNETFWEPLQKYISFFKIRYTDGLVGTDAVTNRRFMYMEMMASNDGYRFGTDNVWVGGYGVTKYGVNVGWSTSHKQDLGFDLKFLNNNLSVSVDLFKEHRKDIFLKRSNLPDYTGFVEMPYGNLGVVDNKGVEAMLEWNQPIGKNINLTVRGNIAYNEDKIVEDHSPAVRYPWLETRGTNVNARWGWIAEGLFTSEEEIMDHSKQFGELYPGQVSRVGDIKYKDLNGDGTIDDNDRCVIGQGDVPKLYYGFGFDLQISNFSIGLLFAGNAKADRCLSGSGVNPFSDSSGLSNLYSNITDRWSEDDPTNENVFYPRLYYGSSDNAQNTKTSTWWQKDVSFLRLKQLNISYSLPKKLLSGTFLNSASVYLMGTNLLTFSKFKLWDPELNTNDGTRYPNSRTFSVGVNVSF